The following proteins come from a genomic window of Nostoc sp. ATCC 53789:
- a CDS encoding glycosyltransferase, protein MKNNTLKKHYIFFIGEELPQPEAHLVQSTNAANAAANLGYSTVLVYPEKGAKANNPINLLRPFQPRKTPTELIEYYNLHDKLKVAPLPMPWPIDHFSSKFTDSNTIASKYYLPFHILPTTKLVHSRNWNFVKAAIKNGIPAIYEHHHHEEKPFEQEIVTNPLLQIAVTVVETIRESMIKNGMPPEKVIKLHNGFNRLFMQRQPEKAAEWRQKLLRDANQKLVVYAGALQQFKGIDVLIDVANEMPNVQFACAGGKPAEVEYYQQLVKEKQVYNIQFLGYVLHNELASLLQAADVLAHPHCSGKAATFTSPLKLFDYFASGTPIVSTEIPSLVEFQDTKAFTGGVGEAIAAWCEPDNPSKFAESLKQVLETHPRRIEGYPDSIEFVKQFSWENRAAKILSYVDESLLPQLIV, encoded by the coding sequence ATGAAAAATAATACTTTAAAAAAACACTACATTTTTTTCATCGGTGAAGAATTACCCCAGCCAGAGGCTCATCTAGTGCAGTCTACAAATGCAGCTAATGCCGCCGCTAACTTGGGATACTCAACAGTTTTGGTATACCCTGAAAAAGGAGCAAAAGCTAATAACCCAATTAATTTATTGCGTCCTTTTCAACCGAGAAAAACCCCAACAGAACTTATTGAATATTACAATCTTCATGACAAATTAAAAGTTGCTCCATTACCGATGCCTTGGCCGATTGACCATTTTTCGAGCAAATTTACTGACTCCAACACCATTGCAAGCAAGTACTATTTACCATTTCATATACTTCCAACTACTAAACTTGTCCATAGTCGCAACTGGAATTTTGTCAAAGCTGCCATCAAAAATGGCATTCCGGCAATTTATGAACACCACCACCATGAAGAGAAACCATTTGAGCAAGAAATTGTTACAAATCCACTGTTACAAATAGCTGTCACCGTTGTAGAAACAATCCGTGAAAGCATGATTAAAAATGGAATGCCGCCAGAAAAAGTAATTAAGCTGCACAATGGTTTCAATCGTTTGTTTATGCAGAGACAACCAGAAAAAGCCGCAGAATGGCGACAAAAACTATTGCGAGATGCAAACCAAAAATTGGTAGTTTATGCGGGAGCGTTACAGCAATTTAAAGGTATTGATGTACTAATTGATGTGGCTAATGAAATGCCTAATGTACAATTTGCCTGTGCAGGAGGTAAGCCAGCAGAAGTAGAATATTATCAGCAATTGGTGAAAGAAAAACAGGTTTATAATATTCAATTTTTGGGCTATGTCTTGCATAATGAGTTAGCATCTTTGCTACAAGCAGCAGATGTTTTAGCTCACCCTCATTGTTCGGGAAAAGCAGCAACTTTCACATCTCCTTTAAAGCTGTTTGATTACTTCGCCTCTGGAACTCCAATTGTCTCGACGGAAATTCCTTCATTAGTTGAGTTTCAAGATACAAAAGCGTTCACCGGAGGTGTTGGCGAAGCCATCGCTGCTTGGTGTGAACCAGATAACCCAAGCAAATTTGCCGAAAGTCTGAAGCAGGTTTTAGAAACTCATCCTAGAAGAATAGAAGGTTATCCAGATAGTATCGAATTTGTCAAGCAGTTTTCTTGGGAAAATCGAGCCGCAAAAATTCTTAGTTATGTTGATGAATCTCTGCTACCCCAACTGATTGTGTAA
- a CDS encoding ATP-binding cassette domain-containing protein: MSTRKLLLRFARPYPGLILLTILLGFSGALFNGISTALIVPVVLKIVGQEVDLSTAPPILKTMISPFDNTPEPYRIGVMAGAIIFTIILKNLATYASSLASSSLTRKLTSDMRETGLKLLLEIDIDYYAKTKVGDLINRLGGEIGRSASSIGSIVRIVILGITILVFVSLLLSISWQLTIAATLLLSLVTLVNQYAISRSRNFGKQLSEMSRAYSVSVLETLNGIRLVKSTGNEEKEYQRIKKLIRDRELADFQSQVNSEAITPLSEVMGITALLLIVLLSKTFFAQQVSSLSTVLLTYLLVLLRVLPLISQLNTIRSNFASTAASVDVTNEFLSLHDKPFMEKGKIPYTKLEEGVSFNSLCFAYPGHEKLVLKDVNLYLPRGTTLALVGGSGAGKSTLADLLPRFYDPIAGSITIDGTDLREFELVSLRKRMGIVSQDTFLFNDSVQNNIAYGRAEATDDEILTAAKRANAYEFISKLPQGFDTLIGDRGVMLSGGQRQRLAIARALLQNPEILILDEATSALDTVSERLVQSALDDLSRDRTTLVIAHRLSTVQKADQIAVLDQGQVVEVGTHEELLQKGAYYSRLYSMQFSDRPNKNLIQTKIIKAMRLNSKKFVDRPEAATKHNQSLLRISHEIRTQLNSMIGLLRLLLDDLENDSQERHKLIEDSYKSAWRILNTIDIFEDVINLQIRGQILSISDQNQNIISDYYQNFNHLSVEFRTSLNLILSSLRSLADNLIDTPQEPNELISETYESTICLLNNLEKFEDSINV; the protein is encoded by the coding sequence ATGTCTACCAGAAAACTGCTATTACGATTCGCTAGACCCTATCCAGGTTTGATTCTACTGACAATATTGTTAGGATTTTCTGGAGCTTTATTTAATGGGATTAGCACCGCTTTAATTGTGCCGGTGGTTTTAAAAATCGTGGGACAAGAAGTAGATTTAAGTACTGCTCCTCCTATCCTAAAAACGATGATATCTCCCTTTGATAATACTCCAGAACCTTACCGGATAGGAGTAATGGCTGGGGCAATTATCTTCACAATTATTTTAAAGAATTTAGCTACTTATGCCAGTTCCTTAGCATCGAGTTCTTTAACCCGAAAGCTCACATCAGATATGCGCGAAACTGGGTTAAAGCTATTACTAGAAATTGATATAGATTATTATGCCAAAACTAAGGTTGGTGATTTAATCAACCGTCTTGGTGGAGAAATTGGTCGATCTGCAAGTTCTATAGGCAGTATCGTCAGGATAGTTATCCTGGGAATCACAATTTTAGTTTTTGTCAGTTTGTTGCTGTCAATTTCTTGGCAGTTGACAATTGCTGCTACGCTTTTGTTATCGTTGGTGACGTTAGTAAATCAGTACGCCATTTCCCGGTCGAGAAATTTTGGGAAGCAACTGAGTGAGATGTCTAGAGCATATTCAGTCTCCGTACTGGAAACTCTGAACGGAATTCGATTGGTAAAATCGACGGGAAATGAAGAAAAAGAATATCAACGGATTAAAAAACTAATTCGCGATCGCGAATTAGCAGATTTCCAATCTCAAGTTAATTCGGAAGCCATTACACCTCTAAGTGAGGTAATGGGTATTACAGCTTTACTGCTGATTGTACTTTTGAGCAAAACCTTCTTTGCTCAACAGGTTTCTTCTCTTTCTACCGTACTCCTGACATATTTATTAGTGCTGCTGCGAGTGTTGCCATTGATTTCTCAGTTAAATACTATTCGCAGCAACTTTGCTAGTACCGCAGCTAGTGTGGATGTAACGAATGAGTTTTTAAGCTTGCACGATAAGCCGTTCATGGAGAAAGGTAAGATTCCCTACACAAAATTAGAAGAAGGAGTGTCTTTTAATTCTCTTTGCTTTGCCTACCCTGGTCATGAAAAGTTGGTACTCAAAGATGTAAATTTATATTTACCGCGTGGTACAACCTTAGCATTGGTAGGCGGTTCTGGGGCTGGTAAATCTACTTTGGCAGACCTTTTACCCAGATTTTATGACCCGATCGCTGGCAGTATTACCATTGACGGCACCGATTTGCGGGAGTTCGAGCTAGTATCCCTACGGAAGCGGATGGGGATTGTCAGTCAAGATACCTTTCTTTTTAATGACTCGGTGCAAAATAACATCGCCTATGGGCGAGCAGAGGCTACTGACGATGAGATTTTGACAGCAGCAAAGCGGGCAAATGCTTATGAGTTTATTAGCAAATTGCCTCAAGGATTTGACACCCTAATTGGCGATCGCGGCGTAATGTTGTCGGGTGGACAAAGGCAAAGATTAGCGATCGCTCGCGCCCTCCTCCAAAATCCCGAAATTCTGATTTTAGATGAAGCCACCAGCGCTTTAGATACCGTTTCCGAACGATTAGTACAATCTGCACTTGACGATCTTAGTCGCGATCGCACCACCTTAGTAATTGCTCACCGCCTTTCTACAGTCCAAAAAGCCGATCAAATAGCTGTGTTAGATCAAGGACAGGTAGTAGAAGTGGGAACCCATGAAGAACTTTTGCAAAAAGGTGCTTACTACTCACGCCTGTACTCAATGCAATTTAGCGATCGCCCTAATAAAAATTTGATTCAGACAAAAATTATTAAGGCAATGCGCCTAAACTCAAAGAAATTTGTCGATCGTCCTGAAGCCGCTACTAAACACAATCAAAGCTTGCTCCGTATCTCTCACGAAATTCGGACACAGTTGAACTCAATGATTGGATTACTGCGCTTATTGCTTGATGATCTGGAAAACGATTCTCAAGAACGGCACAAATTAATTGAAGACTCTTACAAATCAGCCTGGCGAATTCTCAACACCATTGATATTTTTGAGGATGTGATTAACTTACAAATAAGGGGGCAGATTCTCTCAATTTCTGACCAAAATCAAAATATCATCAGCGACTATTATCAAAACTTTAATCATCTTTCCGTTGAGTTTAGAACTTCTCTTAATCTCATACTTAGCTCTCTCCGCTCTCTAGCAGATAATTTGATAGACACTCCCCAAGAGCCAAATGAATTAATTAGTGAAACTTATGAATCTACTATATGTCTTCTGAATAATTTAGAAAAATTTGAGGATAGTATTAATGTCTAA
- a CDS encoding glycosyltransferase family 4 protein produces MKNFSKISLLVSDLSSAAILRAYLIATALRNLEYEVEIMGFLFGNNLYRNLPSELNVYNLPGKNFPDFFGEINKILPKINGDIIYAIKPQIASFGVALLKKLFSQKALILDIDDWELSWYGGDDWHYNFTPKQLARDLLKSDGALRNPYHPLYVKWMEGLVSSADAVTVHTNFLQQRFGGTFVPNGKDTALFDPARYDAESSRNRYGLSEYRILMFPGAPRPYKGLEDVLIALDKINQPDLRLVIVGGSPYDDYDQQLQQKWGRWIIKLPKYPANVMPDLVAAAHIVVVPQRDTPETRAQFPLKLTDGMAMAKPVLSTRVGDIPKILGDTGYLVEPACPEQIAEQIQWIFQNLESANQQGIKARKRCVEHYSIEAMASVLKSVISRL; encoded by the coding sequence TTGAAATTATGGGGTTTTTATTTGGAAATAACTTATATCGAAATTTACCATCAGAATTAAACGTTTATAATTTGCCGGGTAAAAATTTTCCAGATTTCTTCGGAGAAATTAACAAAATCTTACCAAAAATTAATGGAGATATCATTTATGCAATAAAACCACAAATAGCGAGTTTTGGAGTTGCCTTATTAAAGAAACTATTTAGCCAAAAAGCCTTAATTTTAGACATAGATGATTGGGAACTCAGTTGGTATGGTGGCGATGACTGGCATTATAATTTCACACCCAAACAATTAGCCAGAGATTTGTTGAAATCAGATGGCGCACTTAGAAATCCTTATCATCCTTTGTACGTGAAATGGATGGAAGGTTTGGTAAGTAGCGCTGATGCGGTGACGGTGCATACTAACTTTTTGCAGCAGCGTTTTGGGGGTACATTTGTTCCCAATGGTAAGGATACTGCTTTATTTGATCCTGCTCGATATGATGCTGAGTCCAGCAGAAATCGTTATGGTTTATCTGAATATCGTATTTTAATGTTTCCTGGTGCGCCAAGACCCTACAAAGGTCTAGAAGATGTTCTCATCGCGCTCGATAAAATCAATCAACCAGACTTAAGACTAGTGATTGTAGGTGGTAGTCCTTATGATGATTACGATCAGCAACTCCAACAAAAGTGGGGACGCTGGATTATCAAATTACCAAAGTATCCAGCGAATGTGATGCCTGATTTAGTAGCAGCAGCTCACATTGTAGTTGTTCCCCAACGAGATACCCCAGAAACTCGCGCTCAATTTCCCCTGAAGTTGACAGATGGAATGGCAATGGCTAAACCTGTATTATCAACGCGCGTTGGAGATATTCCCAAAATATTAGGTGATACTGGTTATTTAGTCGAGCCTGCTTGTCCTGAACAGATTGCTGAACAGATTCAATGGATTTTTCAGAATTTAGAGTCAGCAAACCAGCAAGGTATCAAGGCAAGAAAAAGATGTGTAGAACACTATAGTATAGAGGCTATGGCTTCGGTGTTAAAGTCGGTAATTTCTCGGTTGTAA